AGAAGTGCTAAGGCAACATAATAACTTTCTAAGCACTTTTCTGCTGGTTTAAATTagttaaattattttgtataaattaGATATAATTCTACTTTTCCAATATGTATAAAAATTGATGAAGCTGCATGGTTTTAAAATAGGAAATCCACATTAtaaaaagtcattaaaaattCTGTACAAAATCACAACAAAATAATTCAGCATGGGAAAGGTAACAAGTAGTAAAATGTTggttgaaaaatatatatttatatatattttaattggcCCATTACTAGTTTAAAAATTGCATAGATCCTAATTATTGCTTGTGATTTTGTTATCTGATCAGATAGTTAATATGATCTGAATACAGCTACACCAAATTGACAgtgtagtttcttttttctttactttttctttttttctttaaaatagaggAGCTATAGAAAATAATACATAAGATAAACAGGAACTTTGCATTCCTGTTTCTCCTAAAGGCAGTAACgacaataaatacatatatcaCTTGAAGCTCGGAATATTTGCACTTTGCAGCAGTGGTACCCAAAGGGCTGCCCTTTGTAAACAAGACAGTCACTGTAAGCACAGTTGATTCGTTTTCCTTCTGATCATGAAATCGATGCGACTCTTCAAGGGTTAATCGTGAAAGATGGCATTGAGCTGGGCACTCATGACTCGCTCATGATGTGAATGGCTATCATAGGACATAATGTTGTCTATTGGGATCTCACAGCGGGGGGCAGCAGTGCCAGAGAAGATTGATCCATGGCCTTGGGCTCCTGCCAGGGTCGCTGCAGGATAGTGCATGGTAAAGGCATAATTTTTGTCAAACTCGGTGGAGGGTTCGTGTTTGAAAGAGAAGTTCCCATTGATGCTGAGTGGCGGGCTGAGGGGTCCGTCAAAGGAAGGGCTGGTGCAATCAGTGAGAGTACTTTCGAAAAAGGGCTCCAGGGCCGCCCCATAGGAGTGAGGCGGCGGCTTTACGTGGAAGATGTGGGAGCTGTCCATGGTTCCATAGGGCGGGCTGGGAAGCCCGGGAGATTGGTAGGAGTAAGGATGCACCGGGAAGGAAGCACTGGCTGATGGTAAGTGGGGTGGcatgtcctggttctgctccggcAGGAAAGTCCGAGGGTTGAGCTGTAGGCAGCCAGCTACCAGGTTAGTGGTGGGCTGGGATAAGCCTTTGCAGAGGGTCTGTACAAAGGACACTAAGTCCGGGCTCTTACCGGAGCGCAGTATCTCGGAGAGAGCCCAAATGTAATTCTTGGCCAGACGCAGAGTTTCGATTTTAGACAATTTCTGTGTCTTGGAGTAGCAGGGCACCACTTTGCGCAGATTGTCCAGCGCAGCATTTAGCCCATGCATGCGATTTCTCTCGCGGGCATTAGCCTTCATGCGCCTTAGCTTGAATCTCTCCATCCGGGCCTTAGTCATCTTCTTCTTTTTAGGACCACGTCTTTTGGGCTTTTGATCGtcgtcttcctcttcctcctcctcttcttcttccaagTCTTCTTCTTCGTCCTCTTCCTCAACCCCGTTCCTCAATGAGTCCTCCTCCGGGTTCATGGCTTCAAGGTCGTCGTCCTTCTTGTCCGCCTCATGTTCCTCGTCCTGAGAACTAAGACACTCGTCTGTCCAGCTCGGGGGACCCTGAGGCTGAGGCTCCCCCATCAGCCCGCTCTCACTGTACGATTTGGTCATATTTCAAGTCCTACATTTAATAGGAGAGAccaaaaagaaaggggggaaaggaaaacaacacattcaaaggaaagaaattcaaCTCCCACCCCACCTCACTACTGTATTCTAAATGCTTGTGTGAGGAAGAGACCAATTAGTCAGAGCGCTGAACTCCCAGGGGAGTGGGCAAATTTAATGTGTTATATTGGCATGTGCAGGCTGTGTTAGTGTGAGTGTTAACAGTGTTTATGTCtaagaatatatgtatgtatgcgctTCTAGTATAGCTTCTTAAGTGTGTTTATAGTGATTAAATATGTGGGTGATGTGATGAAAATAAACGTGTGGTGATTAAATACATATCCATTTATA
This Trichosurus vulpecula isolate mTriVul1 chromosome 2, mTriVul1.pri, whole genome shotgun sequence DNA region includes the following protein-coding sequences:
- the NEUROD1 gene encoding neurogenic differentiation factor 1, which codes for MTKSYSESGLMGEPQPQGPPSWTDECLSSQDEEHEADKKDDDLEAMNPEEDSLRNGVEEEDEEEDLEEEEEEEEEDDDQKPKRRGPKKKKMTKARMERFKLRRMKANARERNRMHGLNAALDNLRKVVPCYSKTQKLSKIETLRLAKNYIWALSEILRSGKSPDLVSFVQTLCKGLSQPTTNLVAGCLQLNPRTFLPEQNQDMPPHLPSASASFPVHPYSYQSPGLPSPPYGTMDSSHIFHVKPPPHSYGAALEPFFESTLTDCTSPSFDGPLSPPLSINGNFSFKHEPSTEFDKNYAFTMHYPAATLAGAQGHGSIFSGTAAPRCEIPIDNIMSYDSHSHHERVMSAQLNAIFHD